The window GGAAACGATGGATTGGATGTGGATGTGGGTACAAATGTACATACGGAAGAGCTGGTACCTTGCGCCGAACTCGTGGATAGTGGCACAGAAGCGCGATGCTTTGTCAGCTCGAGCAAGGAACCGCCAAAGGGGCCGTGATTCTCCACTGGCCCCCCAAATGGCAGCTGGCGAATGGGAAGCTGCTGATTCGCCTACGGAGCACATGGTGATGGAGTCAGCAGAGCTAGTCCGGGTTTTAAGTCCGGAGTTGAAGGTGTCAGAGCTGGAATAAGTTGCCAAATCACTAATCCCCGGTGCAAAGGGTGGCCGAACATATGTCCGACGACCGGATGTCGGACAGCGGGTCTTAATCCTACCCTGGAGCGCACTCGGGTTGTTTAATTTTTATACTCCATTTCTTGCTTGATGAACCAGCTGTATATGTGTCATAGATACGGAAATGAAAACACGCGGATGTCAGATGTCACAAGGTTTGATGGGTCTGTGCTAATGGAGTAGCCTGACAGAAGTGCTATTGCGCCTGTCAAGGTCTACGTATGTCACGTCGTCTACGCCACCACCAGCTGGGTGCGCAAGAACACAACTCTATTCTTCTCTGGGCTACCTGCATGCTTGCCACCAgagatggctggctggcttaTCTACTAGGGAGCTTAGCTAAGAGTTCGAAGAAACTCAACAACTCTCCCCGCCAGCCATTCTCGAGCCTCCTCCTGCAAGACTGTGTGACCCGTCCCCGGTATGAGCCCAGACAATGGGCTGACGAATGAGCTTGCCGCCTGGTACTTCTTGTTCATTGCCGCCTGATCAACTCTGGCTGGAACAAACTCATCCTTTTCCGAGTGTAACACGAGTACAGGCTTGTTGAACCGGCTCCAAAAGTTGTGTACTGTCTGGTCATCCAGGTCGGAAGAAAAGTAATCATCAGCACCCCTGTGACGGTTAGCCAACGTGTCTGTGTTGCCTGACGCAGTTTCATGGGACGGCCCCAACTTACCCTTTAGCAAAGAGGTCGTGGAATCTGTTTGCTGATATCGGTGCGTCTAGCATGGCAATCGAATACTCATTAGGCAGACAgtcctccccctttccctcAGCAATCATATTGTTAGCGTAGTCAAGCTTAGGTTGGTAGTCCGGAATGAAGGTGTCCAGAGACTCTCTGTCCGAAACGGGTGCCTGTAGAATGAAGCCATCCACGGGGCTGTTGGAATACTTGGCGTAATTTGTATATTCCATACAATCCTGGAAACCGTCAGCTTGTCGTCGATATCTAGCTACACCCAGAGTGtagcagagagaagaaaagagagaataccTGGCACCCAGTTGAATGGCCAAAAAGAATAATCTTTTCCCGACCAATGGAGCGAAGATATTTGACAAGTGCGGAGATATCTTGGACATCGTCTGCCAGGCTTGATCTTCCGAATCCATCAAAGGAGCTCCTCAGTCGTGTTTCGAACACAGAAAAGTTCAACCCGGGCGTCTTTTCCAACCGCCGAGCAACAGTTCGAATATACGGCGTCGTATGAGGGCCATCTTTCAGACCTCCAATGAAGACAAGAGCGTTCTTGGAGGCCGTGTTGCCCATCTCATAGGCACATGTGCCCTTGGTCGGGGACCGGTATGGGTGGGCcaggagaggaaaagggcCAGAAGAATCCATGTTGACTTCTATTTGATTGTAATTGTTGTGtgtttgaaaaaaaaaaggcactACTGGTATGCTAAGGGCCAAGCTTCAGCGCATTATGATGTAGATGCACATGGATGTTACAATGAGGGGCAATTACGTCGAGGCACTCACACGCGGATCGGCATCAGCTTGCGGTTGTGAGAGTGTAAGCTGTCGATAGAGGGTAATGCACAGTGCCAGCTTCAAATTAGTGGCTGCGGCTAGCCAAGTATTCTCCGTTCGGTTGTCGCTAACCGAGATCTCCAAGGGTCCAGCCGACGTCCATTGAGGCAATAAATACAGTGCACAGCATAATTCAAACTGTCGTCCAAGTCTGCCTGGCCAGTAGCCTAATATTCACATGGATAGCATGGCCAGCTTCTTTCATGGCCTCATCTTTGAAAGCAGCTCTTGGCATATGAGAGGCAGAAGCACCGCCGACCGCATCAACCTCTTTAAAATTGCACCCAGAGTTTCTTCTCTAGCTCAACTTATCAGCGCTCGTAGCTGCGCAAACAGACAGTCATACAAGAGATCATGTGCAGGTAGCTCTTCGAAAAGCTTTGTTGTTATAGTGGGCCATGGAAACAACTCCGGCCGCCAAAGAACGAAACGAGTTGTTTCAAAAGGTGAGCCATTGTACATGTGTCTATCAAATTGCCAATAATTGCATCTAACACCATGTAGCTCAAGCCATGCTGCGTTAAAGTGAGCCAGCTGGCGATCCGGGAGTCTGGGGACCCAAAGACTCACCGGGAAGTCCTGGAGCTTGTCAACCAGATCCTCGCCATCTTGAACGAGCAAATCTCCAAGAGTCCACTGGCTCTTGACGAAAAGCTGGCGGAATATGTATTTTTCCCACTCCATCACATCTTTCGCCAGCTAGAACGATATCCCATGAACGTGGTGGAAGATTGCGTCAAATGTCTGAATATCCTCATCGTTCACGGGTGGAAGTCTAGAATATCCGCTCAGCTGGTACAACAGATATTCAGCTTCCTCATATTCATCATCGATGGCGTTCCGGGGTCTCCCAAGAGAGAAATCCCCGAAGAGACGGTGCTTGAGGCGTTCCGAGCCGAAACTGCGTTGCTTATCACCGCAGGCTCGTCggccacggcggcggcgggccTCTCTGAATCAGAGTCTATGCCAGCATTGGGCCATGGAATCACAGTCATGCTGGACGGAGTTTCGGAAGGTGCAAACGCAGAGATTCAGCGCGAGGCACTGAGGACATTGGAAGCCGCCTATGGAGCCATCAAAGAGCATGCTGCGCTGGCCAGTTTTCTCCCAGGAACAATTTCATCATTTGCCACGCTGTTATCGAAACCTTCTCGATATAAGAAGCTGGTAATAGCTAAATGTCTGGAGACCGTGCGAGTGGTCCTAACACGGGTGCTGTCTGACTTGCGGACACGATCCATTatcgccaaagaagccgaaAGCCAGAGCGATGCCGACAAATCCAAAGTTCTCAGCCCG of the Trichoderma breve strain T069 chromosome 4, whole genome shotgun sequence genome contains:
- a CDS encoding alpha/beta hydrolase family domain-containing protein, whose product is MDSSGPFPLLAHPYRSPTKGTCAYEMGNTASKNALVFIGGLKDGPHTTPYIRTVARRLEKTPGLNFSVFETRLRSSFDGFGRSSLADDVQDISALVKYLRSIGREKIILFGHSTGCQDCMEYTNYAKYSNSPVDGFILQAPVSDRESLDTFIPDYQPKLDYANNMIAEGKGEDCLPNEYSIAMLDAPISANRFHDLFAKGGADDYFSSDLDDQTVHNFWSRFNKPVLVLHSEKDEFVPARVDQAAMNKKYQAASSFVSPLSGLIPGTGHTVLQEEAREWLAGRVVEFLRTLS